The Aerosakkonema funiforme FACHB-1375 genome has a window encoding:
- a CDS encoding NAD(P)/FAD-dependent oxidoreductase gives MNSFDVVVVGGGPAGGHCARLLAKAGWRVLLVERHESFAKNIFSSAGTPLETLPKFGLPETVIGSFWQNLAIVTTNKHGLWSSDRPLGAVLDFAKLRDFLAEDAIAFGAQVWMGCRYVKHSSTDGAVLVELQFKSQTEKITVSTKVLVDATGPARAVIQPKSADRPDIISGTGIEYLIEVSDRDYAANAETLTFFLGYKWMPKGYSWIFPMSKNQLKVGAGILNLASDNIEKPQPLKYYIELIIKEYLQTQDYRLVDVHGSTLKYSRGLQDIYYEDNIIAIGDAVSTVNFLGGEGIRHALHGTEIAGDYIDRYLHKKITDFRGYRQAMYQTFYHTWKVSETLGIKKYLQDSDGSIDRTIDYLNLLTAEDLVAILFYYQFGKLSKVFWARLWLKWQSFWVRG, from the coding sequence ATGAACAGTTTTGATGTGGTAGTTGTTGGGGGTGGCCCTGCTGGCGGTCACTGCGCTCGTTTGTTGGCGAAAGCTGGGTGGCGAGTTTTGCTAGTAGAACGGCACGAAAGTTTCGCGAAAAATATTTTTTCTAGTGCTGGTACTCCTCTAGAAACGTTACCAAAATTTGGCCTGCCGGAAACAGTAATTGGCAGCTTTTGGCAAAATCTAGCGATCGTTACTACTAATAAACATGGCCTTTGGTCAAGCGATCGCCCTTTGGGTGCGGTGTTGGATTTTGCGAAGTTGCGAGACTTTTTAGCTGAAGACGCGATCGCTTTTGGCGCTCAAGTATGGATGGGCTGTCGCTATGTTAAACATAGTAGCACTGACGGCGCAGTTTTGGTGGAATTGCAATTTAAATCTCAAACTGAAAAAATAACAGTTAGTACCAAAGTTTTAGTTGATGCCACTGGCCCAGCTAGAGCGGTAATCCAGCCCAAGTCTGCCGATCGCCCAGATATAATTAGCGGTACGGGAATTGAATATTTAATTGAAGTGAGCGATCGCGACTATGCGGCTAATGCGGAAACTCTGACTTTCTTTTTGGGTTATAAGTGGATGCCGAAGGGATATTCTTGGATTTTTCCTATGTCGAAAAATCAGTTAAAAGTTGGGGCTGGTATTCTCAATCTGGCATCGGACAATATCGAGAAACCACAGCCGCTCAAATATTATATCGAATTGATAATTAAAGAATATCTTCAAACTCAAGATTATCGTCTTGTTGATGTTCACGGTTCGACACTTAAATACAGTCGCGGATTGCAAGATATTTATTACGAAGACAATATTATTGCGATTGGCGATGCCGTATCGACTGTGAATTTTTTGGGTGGGGAAGGCATCCGGCACGCCCTACATGGAACGGAAATTGCTGGCGATTATATTGACCGATATTTACATAAAAAAATCACTGATTTTCGAGGTTATCGTCAAGCTATGTATCAAACATTTTATCATACCTGGAAAGTGTCCGAAACTCTCGGCATCAAAAAATATTTGCAAGACAGTGACGGTTCGATCGATCGCACGATCGACTATTTAAATTTATTAACCGCCGAGGATTTAGTTGCGATCCTGTTTTACTATCAATTTGGTAAATTATCAAAAGTATTTTGGGCCCGATTGTGGTTGAAATGGCAATCATTTTGGGTTAGGGGCTAG